The genomic interval TGCGCTGGATCTTGCACTTTGCACTTGTGATTTCCCACAGGACTTTGCAAACACCCACCCACTTCCTTGTCTGTGACGTAATTATGTCTAGCCAGAGAGCCACACCTATGTccagagaggagatggaggttttggtggaGGTCCTGGAGAAAAGTGACTATGATGGTAGAAGGGGGCATTATAAATCCCAGAATGCcaggaaaaatcaaatattagaGAAATTGCAGAGGAGATTGCGGCACAAATATGTGGAGAGTTCCAAAGATCAACTGCTgaaaaggtggtctgatctgAAGAACAGAGAGAGGGATGTGCTGCATACTTTGAGGCGACGTATTGACAGAAAACGTAAGTAATTTTGTCACTTTGTAcaagttaatttttaaaaaaaaaatttgttaagttatgtaatttttttcaaaattattttgaatttatttacatttgtttaaaaaattgttttgaaattttaaaaaactttatgacaatttttgcttttatgcattaggacggcgtgctcgggaggtagaggagcagccgcaggAGCGTCCGGAGGAGCTGGTAGAGAcagaaggtaggatattggtgTATATTAAGAGAAAATGCATAATTTcgtaaacatgaaaaaacatattttttccatatagttcaaaaacttttttaactttatttttatgcagagtgcaTTCTGGGGACTCCTGACCAGGCTGGCCGTCCGGAGGAGccggtagaggtggaaggtaggatattggtacATGGTTATatgaaaaaattgtataattgtctaaatatgacaaatagatcatgtttgcactatatgtaaaaatatattttattttttttttatgcagagttgatactggtttcccctgcagaggaggtagtaCAGTCTATGGTGGAAATTGAGCCACGTATGAACccaaattttagagaggtaggttgcatataattgtgtgtaatttaactttttatttttgtttgctcttattaCAGTATCAGAGGGAGAGTGAGAAAGTGAGCCATGCatgtcagggcagatggcaaaaagagttggtaagcattcatatattgtttatacGAAAATGTGccatatccatgtgtcggcttcacaatatatgtgtacctAATATTCTTTTTCATTCCTACACAGATTTTGTTTCACAAAGAAAGGAAATTTTGGAGAAAATGGAGGTCATGTAGCACCGATGGAAGGAAGTGGCCAAGACAGTTCGCGAGGCGAGAAGTGACCTGCGGGCActccaaaaattttaaaaaaaggaaatattatttttttttattttatacattttttacaataaaattatttattttgaaacaatttgtgtgtgttcgttcaattatttatacttgactggcaggtaagtaaatttgaactaaacaggTTGAAGTACTGCAGTGAAACAGGATGAACTCcgctggaagaaacaggatgaagtactgcagTGCAataggatgaagaactccgctggaacactCCGCTAGAGAGAGAGACTCatacacaatacagtatgtattgagcgaacgttcgttcatcgcgcatgcacagaccatggacgatcactgaacgaccgtacacatgatagatggtcaacgatcgtcgtccaatccgatccgctggtccggtcgttcatttccgactatcctcgttcataggcgtcggttactttttttacgaacgatttttggccaatcatcgttcatttccaacgataaaaattggaagtgtgtacgcagtttaaaGCATTTGTCCCTCTGGTATCTCTTCCTCCCATTATCTGTTGTAATTCTCTCATCCTATCAGCTGTATTTCCCCAGTTTGAGATCATCCCAGTGGATAGACCTTTATGACTACCAACTGGGTGCTGTAGTTTCTCACATAGTTGCAAAGGAAGCCATGCGCAAAGGAGTGCACATGCATCCCTATTACCCAAATTATATTGTGCCACTACAGCTTCCAGCCTGTTAGATAGGCTTATGGGTGAAGCACCAGTTTCAAGTTTGCCCAATATCTGACACAGATTAGTGCGATCTTGGATGGAGTGTTGTGGAATGGGTATTAGAATTCATTTTCAACTATTCTACTCGTTGGCCTACCCTATCTGACACTAGAGTAAAGAGAGGAACTTTGGTTTGGTGATTCCCCCAGGACCATCAGCTGAAAATATTGGTTGTTCCATCATCATCCTGTCCCTTTGCTCCTGTGTCAAATTGGCACAGGCATCCCTGTTAGCATAGCACTGATTCACACTTGACTCCCAGTTTCTGCTTTCCAGGATAACACATCCTGCTCTTTTTGCCAGAGTTGGATTTTAGAATCCTCCAACTCTTAAGTGATGCAATAATATGTTCCTTTCCAGCCTCTTTCTGTTCTAGGGCAGCAACAGATTGCTCTCTAAGTTTGCATCTCACCTCGCATTCATCCAACCTATCATGCAATTCATTATTGCATTCCACAAAGTGGTAAACCTCTTCTTTTAGCTCTTCACATTCACTAGGCTTACCATTTGGATCCACTATAGAGACATTCTTGTGACAACTCTAGTTGTTCTTTTAACCGAGTTCTTTACGTATACCACTGAATCTTTCTCTTCTGATATCTTTCTCAGTAACATTCTCAACACATTTGCcattcttattttctttcctttcttcgaCTTTGGCTTAACTCTTCAAACATTCATTACGCTCATTACATGGAACCACAAGATCATTGAACTGATGTGCTAAAGCATCTTCTGCCACAGACTTGTAGTCTGTAGAGGCATACTTCTGAACAAAGCGTTCCACTACGTCCATTGTTATGCTAATTAGGCACACAATGCTAAATGTTGGCTAACAATAGACTTTATCTAGCTACCTATAGACATACAAGAAAGTAACCACACCTATATACAGCTAGACAACCACACAGCTGTTTGAACTTTAAAACCTGGACTCTAGTCCACTAAGGAGTTCCAGACACACAAACACTGTCTCCCCTTAACACAACTGAATTCCAACCCTCACACAACGATTCCTATTCGGATCACAGATCCAGGCCAGAGGGATCTCCTATTGGACAGAAAGGCTATTTCCTTTCCCCGTGAGTAAAATATAACTCTCACCCACAGTTTTTCCTCAAAGATGTCGGGTTTTATCTTTTAGATCTACAGGGTATATCGGTTACCAAAGGATGATAAGTCCTTTTACCTCGCCGGCTACACTGAACAGCTAAACAGGCCTAGTACtcaaaaatacagtaaaacatctGCAGCACAAATATATATACCTGCCCAAGCTACAGATTTTCTACTCACTGATGAAGTGGTACAGAAAATCCTGTGAAATATTCAAGCCTGGATTTCTAGCTCACGAACCAGCACAAACCTTGTCCTTAGCCAAGAGGTGTCTTCAGATCTGTGCCCCTTATTAGGGTCTGGACTTCTTTTGGTTCTCAGGGATGTAAGAGAAAATAGGTTAGGACATGAGTTCTACACAGAAATTTCTACGCTCCTGCttctggggtgccaataatgtaagaaaatattcctgtttcccttatcccttttcttgaacgtcagtatcttcactaagtctctattagcttaataatcacacagatcttaaataagatatttattaacaatgaaCACAGAATTaccaagtaatcaacaattattccattAAGCTAAATAATCAcatatagacaaagtaaaatgatacatgaCCCGGGCACAGCATTAGAAGCCTTCCTCTGCTGTGACCATTAACCACCCCCCAAAACACCCcacaataaaaaagacataacacattttcttggtgaataattggccacagcagccccctttattaaccATGTATTTGAACATATAAATCACAACATTTTCATAACCAGAACACTTTTTAAACGGATCCATGaaagtaataatttttatatagtaCTCCATCCGTTTCCGCTTTTCCGACCAGGNNNNNNNNNNNNNNNNNNNNNNNNNNNNNNNNNNNNNNNNNNNNNNNNNNNNNNNNNNNNNNNNNNNNNNNNNNNNNNNNNNNNNNNNNNNNNNNNNNNNNNNNNNNNNNNNNNNNNNNNNNNNNNNNNNNNNNNNNNNNNNNNNNNNNNNNNNNNNNNNNNNNNNNNNNNNNNNNNNNNNNNNNNNNNNNNNNNNNNNNNNNNNNNNNNNNNNNNNNNNNNNNNNNatagggagggagggtggggatGCAGTCCCACGGCAATAATTTTAAAGGATCTGCTTGCTTCCTCAAACTTCTCCTTTTTAACCCCTAAAACCCTGACCTCCCCCAAAACTTTCTTCCAATCCCCAGCCCTGAATTTCCCGCGTTTTCCTTATTACCATAAATTCCACAACCCCCTCTGCCCTCGTGCCTGCATCCGGTTTTCTTACCTTTTGACCCTCACCACCACTGACTCATGCCCTTTGAACAATCTCCAGCCACCCGCGGCCCCCCCTTCTATGAACTATTCACCTTTAACACATATTCAGCCTTCAATGctaccctgtcatgaggcccttggCCCATAGGTGTCACTCCAGGCCTGCTTTACTTAGAGTCtgtcctctgtaccctgcacctttgAGAGAGAGAAAAGATTTGGGGCATTTGCCCCTAttttatacatctccaggacccctgtcCACATCCAATCACACCCAtacatccaccccttactcaggtgtcctcccaattCTGTAAACACCCTGCTCTCAGGtgtccgctgatattctccagtaggtggtgctgctatattgagggcaagtcctttgaGTTGGTCCTGGCTTCCTTGATGTCATCTGATAACAGTGATGTTATCTCAACCTTCAACTGtcattcccagaggcttttcagagtcaGCCACCAAcaggttccaccaacagccagtttgcatatgagtgctaatttcatgccacccatgttgctCATTCCAACACCTCTGTTGTGATACAAAACgttaattgtaatgtttaaatgattttcaAACTGTACAATATCgctaaaaacaaaattatcttcAAGTAACTGAAAATTTGTGCAGCTGCTGGGCCTTCTGTAGCAACACGGCATCACTTACATCTACTCCCTTCAAAACGGTGTACACATTAATGGCCAGGCAAACATTAGTGTTGTAGTTgttaaaatcatacaaatgtcTTATTGCACTGCCACAATGGTTCCTGATAACAATTACCACAAGTTTAAGAGAATTACCCACTACGCATTCAGCGTTGCTCTGTAAAGCATTAGcaatattcaaaaatgttttggtgcTAAACCCCTCTAGACTGTCTCGATGGGGGGGAAAAAAGTCAAACGTTCCACCACCATTGAGTCTCGACTGGATAAATCACCCAGTTCTGTATCCTGTAAAACCCTATCTAACAGACTATATGCATGTATTGCATCAACAGCGTCCAGATTAACAAATCTAAAGTGATTGGTGTAGATGGAACTATTAAAATTCACTAGGTCACGCTGTTGATGGAAAAACATGCTCTAAATAAACAGCTCTTATAGTCAAGGTGTTCAGATGGGTCATTTTGTAGCAGCTGTGTGCTGGGGCGAAAGGTCAGATTGGTTCCTGTGGTCTGTATGGCAGGTAGACGGGCTTTTTGTGAACTGTGCGGTGCTTGTTCATTGTGCAAGCAGGATGGCATAACCATTTTGATACAGAGGCGCCTCTTTTCCCTAACGTTTTTAGAGTGCTTAGCTGCAAAGTACATCTTTATAGCCCGTTTAACTTTCTACATCTCACTGGTATTTTTTGGTTTAATAGATTTTCCCCGCCAATCACTTGGTAGTCAATTCTTACGTATCCTTTTCAATAGTGTCAAGATACCTAAATTAGCgctgtgtattttttatgaacattATGTATTTGCTGGgcaaaatacatatgtattagaTAATTTAGGCTTATTCCATTAAAATGGCgaaatgctttattttaacttCCGTGCTTTAGGGCGAAAGATAATCTGTTCGGTGGAATCTTCATTTAGACAGCTGCAACATGCATTATTCCATGGTTCTAATACATCTATCGGGCCTGTATTTTTCACAACCTACAAGACGCTTACCAGCGTTGAAACATCTAAAATTAGGACGTGACAACGGTATCACAACCAATATACATTTATAGCAATCGATATCATTATTAAGGGGACCTCGGAGCTTCTTACCATTCATCTTTGCACATCCTCCTAAACACATCCaagggatatattttttttttcttttctttactgggAGTTTAAAAAGAGCATTACAATTATAGCAAACGTTTAAAAATGGACTACATCAACACAGATAGTGCCCACTGTGCCTTACATGCTTTAGACCGCTTGAGCTCTTGATGTAACTTGTCAGTCATTGGTGTTGTCAGATCGATAATGGATGGCAACGCATTCTCATTTAGCTCCTTGCAGGGTTCAGAATTGCGTGTATCCGACGATGCCATGTCTAAAGAGATGTTATTTTCCATAACTGTTGCGCTGCTCATCATCCTTAGAACATTATCAGCGGGCGCTCCTAAAATTAGGTTTTGAGAAATTTAACACGATCACTATATAATAAGAAACCTCATTAATATATAGGGCGATAACCCCTTACCGGTCATTTGTGCAGCATCCCGGTTTGCCTGAAAGTGCCAGAAATCTGTTATCTTTGACAAGTCGGAAAAAGTTGTGCATCTTTGGGGTAACACAGGGTTTTGAGGCATAACTTCACACAGCAGCATTTGAGAATCCAAAATAAATCCCCGTACAACAGGTTATCGTCATAATGGGAcgtctataaaacatttttgagtggCATAAACCATTTATTGTAGCAAAATGTGAAGAACTTAAGtccaaaattatttgtttaaaatatatttaaagatataaatgaTGGCAGCAAAAATTGGATCATTAATCTGGCGGTTAATGGAAATGTGGTAGATCTTATGTGAGAGCTTTAGATGCCATGCACAGAGAAATGACATCGATCCCATCACTGAACCTTGTATGTAAGCAGGTGTTGACCGCTTTCCCTAATAATCTACCAGACCTATTTATGAAAGTGGGGTTATTTGTACAAAATCACCAGTTGTAACTTTCCCTCACATAATTTACAGATTATACTGGAACATCATTGTTATCACAGAGCATCAAACTGTTTATTTTTGGAAGACTGACTCATAGATATTGCTGTCTGgtatatttagttaaagtaaatctaaatgtTTTGTCATAAGGGTCTCCTTAGAGGATTTCTCAGGTGTCCTCCAAATGTCAGGGAGATCCCTTTTGACAGTTGTCCCTATAGGAAGATTTAGCTTGGCACTTTTAATGGGTAAGAATTTTTGCTAAATCTGTAATCTAGTATATAAAGAACTTATCAAGATAAAACCTTGAAAGGTGCTTTTTCCCAACTTAGAAGCAATGCAAAGATGATACACCATAGTTTGcactttaacatatttttttgcatgaaaatgattCATTGAAGTGGGCAGGGAGAAGCTCTGCTAATATCTTTACTAGAATTTAGGAATCCGTGGCCAGACAATCCAGGGTCAAGGCGGACAACAGACCATAAGCTGGATCAGGAAAATTTAAGGTTTGAATCTAAGaaacagcctggtcttctccagagcatcTAAAGGTGAGGATGTGTTGCACTGCAGACTCTTGCCAGGTTTGTTGTCCAGTACCAAATCGGCGTACAGGAGAACAGTCAAAAGTTAAAGCAGGCAGCAAACCAGTGAGGTCAAACAAAGCCTAGCTGCGGGCTAGAGATGGATGCAGGATGAGTGAAGTACGGATCCCCTAGTCCTGAGTGACTTCCTCTTCAACGCCTATGGGAAGGCAGCTGTGGCTGGACAAAAAGTACTGTAGCATCTTCCCACTGTATGAAAATCACTTTACTCTCTGTAGAACAGGGAGACATGGAACTTGTAGAAATAGGTCACTTCCTTGTGCAGAATCTTCAGAGGTCCATCGCTTCCTTGTAGAGAATCTTCAGAGGTCCATCGCAAGTTCAGATAATTCTGGATACCTAGGCTCCTGGGGATGGgtcttggggggggggttagagaAACCAAACATCTCCTGGGCCCTCTTGCTGAGGTTCTCT from Pyxicephalus adspersus chromosome 4, UCB_Pads_2.0, whole genome shotgun sequence carries:
- the LOC140329689 gene encoding posterior protein-like translates to MDVVERFVQKYASTDYKSVAEDALAHQFNDLVVPLDPNGKPSECEELKEEVYHFVECNNELHDRLDECEVRCKLREQSVAALEQKEAGKEHIIASLKNSIQDRTNLCQILGKLETGASPISLSNRLEAVVAQYNLGNRDACALLCAWLPLQLCEKLQHPVGSHKGLSTGMISNWGNTADRMRELQQIMGGRDTRGTNALNCVHTSNFYRWK